One Coregonus clupeaformis isolate EN_2021a chromosome 21, ASM2061545v1, whole genome shotgun sequence DNA window includes the following coding sequences:
- the LOC121535405 gene encoding protein kinase C iota type-like isoform X2, whose product MMPTLRDSIMSHPGENPHQVRVKAYYKGDIMITHFEPSISYEGLYGEVKDMCCMDNDQLFTMKWIDEEGDPCTVSSQLELVEALRLYELNKDSELIIHGSIYRRGARRWRKLYYSGGHAFQAKRFNRRAHCAICTDRIWGLGRQGYKCINCKLLVHKKCHKLVSVECGRQIQEPIMGPDRGSSITPLDHSEQPGPQNRESSESLNYDGEEKEARCSRDPGKSASSLGLVDFDLLSVIGRGSYAKVLLVRLKKTERIYAMKVVKKELVNDDEDIDWVQTEKHVFEQASNHPFLVGLHSCFQTESRLFFIIEYVNGGDLMFHMQRQRKIPEEHARFYSAEISLALNYLHERGIIYRDLKLDNVLLESEGHIKLTDYGMCKEGLRPGDTTSTFCGTPNYIAPEILRGEDYGFSVDWWALGVLMFEMMAGRSPFDIVGSSDNPDQNTEDFLFQVILEKPIRIPRSLSVKAASVLKGFLNKEPKERLGCHPQTGFADIMGHPFFRNVDWDLMEQKQVAPPFKPNISGEFGLDSFDTQFTNEPIQLTPDDDDVVKKIDQSEFEGFEYINPLLMSAEECV is encoded by the exons GGACATCATGATCACACACTTTGAGCCGTCCATCTCCTACGAGGGGCTGTACGGGGAGGTCAAAGACATGTGCTGCATGGACAACGACCAGCTCTTCACCATGAAGTGGATCGATGAAGAAG GTGACCCGTGTACAGTATCGTCTCAGCTGGAGCTGGTGGAAGCCCTGAGGCTCTACGAACTCAACAAAGACTCTGAACTCATCATCCACG GGTCTATTTATCGTCGTGGGGCGAGGCGTTGGAGGAAGCTCTACTACTCCGGTGGTCATGCCTTCCAGGCTAAACGCTTCAACAGG AGAGCTCACTGCGCCATCTGTACGGACCGTATCTGGGGTCTGGGGCGGCAGGGCTACAAATGCATCAACTGCAAACTGCTGGTCCACAAGAAGTGCCACAAACTGGTCAGCGTTGAGTGTGGGAGACAGATCCAG gagccCATCATGGGGCCTGATAGGGGATCCTCCATCACTCCATTAGACCACTCTGAacagccag gtcctcaGAACAGAGAGTCCAGTGAGAGTCTGAACTACGATGGAGAAGAGAAAGAG gCGCGCTGCAGCAGAGACCCAGGGAAGTCAGCGTCCAGTCTGGGTCTGGTGGACTTTGATCTGCTGAGCGTGATCGGCCGGGGCAGCTATGCTAAGGTCCTGCTGGTCCGACTCAAGAAGACTGAGAGGATCTACGCCATGAAGGTGGTTAAGAAGGAGCTGGTCAACGACGACGAG GACATCGACTGGGTCCAGACAGAGAAGCACGTGTTTGAGCAGGCGTCCAACCACCCCTTCCTAGTGGGGCTACACTCCTGTTTCCAGACGGAGAGCAGACTGTTCTTTATCATAGAATATGTGAACGGAGGAGACCTGATGTTCCACATGCAGAGACAGAGGAAAATACCAGAGGAACACGCCAG gttTTACTCGGCCGAGATCAGCTTGGCGTTGAACTACCTCCATGAGAGAGGCATCATCTACAGAGACCTCAAACTGGACAACGTGCTGCTGGAGTCTGAAGGGCACATCAAACTCACTGACTACGGCATGTGCAAG GAGGGCTTGAGACCAGGAGACACCACCAGTACGTTCTGTGGGACCCCCAACTACATCGCCCCTGAGATACTGAGAGGAGAGGACTATGGCTTCAGCGTGGACTGGTGGGCTCTGGGGGTGCTGATGTTTGAGATGATGGCTGGACGGTCGCCCTTCGACATCGTAGGAAGCTCCGACAACCCAGACCAGAACACAGAAGACTTCCTCTTCCAAG taATATTGGAAAAACCGATCAGGATTCCTCGGTCGTTGTCAGTCAAAGCTGCCAGCGTCCTCAAGGGCTTCCTCAACAAG GAACCTAAGGAGCGGCTAGGCTGTCACCCCCAGACGGGCTTCGCTGACATCATGGGTCATCCCTTCTTCAGAAACGTAGACTGGGACCTT ATGGAGCAAAAGCAGGTGGCTCCTCCGTTCAAACCCAACATCTCAGGAGAGTTTGGACTGGACAGCTTCGACACCCAGTTCACCAACGAGCCCATCCAGCTCACGCCTGATGACGA tgatGTGGTGAAGAAGATCGACCAGTCGGAGTTCGAAGGGTTTGAGTACATCAACCCTCTCCTGATGTCAGCCGAGGAGTGTGTGTga
- the LOC121535405 gene encoding protein kinase C iota type-like isoform X1, which yields MMPTLRDSIMSHPGENPHQVRVKAYYKGDIMITHFEPSISYEGLYGEVKDMCCMDNDQLFTMKWIDEEGDPCTVSSQLELVEALRLYELNKDSELIIHVFPCIPEKPGMPCPGEDRSIYRRGARRWRKLYYSGGHAFQAKRFNRRAHCAICTDRIWGLGRQGYKCINCKLLVHKKCHKLVSVECGRQIQEPIMGPDRGSSITPLDHSEQPGPQNRESSESLNYDGEEKEARCSRDPGKSASSLGLVDFDLLSVIGRGSYAKVLLVRLKKTERIYAMKVVKKELVNDDEDIDWVQTEKHVFEQASNHPFLVGLHSCFQTESRLFFIIEYVNGGDLMFHMQRQRKIPEEHARFYSAEISLALNYLHERGIIYRDLKLDNVLLESEGHIKLTDYGMCKEGLRPGDTTSTFCGTPNYIAPEILRGEDYGFSVDWWALGVLMFEMMAGRSPFDIVGSSDNPDQNTEDFLFQVILEKPIRIPRSLSVKAASVLKGFLNKEPKERLGCHPQTGFADIMGHPFFRNVDWDLMEQKQVAPPFKPNISGEFGLDSFDTQFTNEPIQLTPDDDDVVKKIDQSEFEGFEYINPLLMSAEECV from the exons GGACATCATGATCACACACTTTGAGCCGTCCATCTCCTACGAGGGGCTGTACGGGGAGGTCAAAGACATGTGCTGCATGGACAACGACCAGCTCTTCACCATGAAGTGGATCGATGAAGAAG GTGACCCGTGTACAGTATCGTCTCAGCTGGAGCTGGTGGAAGCCCTGAGGCTCTACGAACTCAACAAAGACTCTGAACTCATCATCCACG TGTTTCCATGTATCCCAGAGAAGCCTGGCATGCCCTGTCCAGGAGAGGACA GGTCTATTTATCGTCGTGGGGCGAGGCGTTGGAGGAAGCTCTACTACTCCGGTGGTCATGCCTTCCAGGCTAAACGCTTCAACAGG AGAGCTCACTGCGCCATCTGTACGGACCGTATCTGGGGTCTGGGGCGGCAGGGCTACAAATGCATCAACTGCAAACTGCTGGTCCACAAGAAGTGCCACAAACTGGTCAGCGTTGAGTGTGGGAGACAGATCCAG gagccCATCATGGGGCCTGATAGGGGATCCTCCATCACTCCATTAGACCACTCTGAacagccag gtcctcaGAACAGAGAGTCCAGTGAGAGTCTGAACTACGATGGAGAAGAGAAAGAG gCGCGCTGCAGCAGAGACCCAGGGAAGTCAGCGTCCAGTCTGGGTCTGGTGGACTTTGATCTGCTGAGCGTGATCGGCCGGGGCAGCTATGCTAAGGTCCTGCTGGTCCGACTCAAGAAGACTGAGAGGATCTACGCCATGAAGGTGGTTAAGAAGGAGCTGGTCAACGACGACGAG GACATCGACTGGGTCCAGACAGAGAAGCACGTGTTTGAGCAGGCGTCCAACCACCCCTTCCTAGTGGGGCTACACTCCTGTTTCCAGACGGAGAGCAGACTGTTCTTTATCATAGAATATGTGAACGGAGGAGACCTGATGTTCCACATGCAGAGACAGAGGAAAATACCAGAGGAACACGCCAG gttTTACTCGGCCGAGATCAGCTTGGCGTTGAACTACCTCCATGAGAGAGGCATCATCTACAGAGACCTCAAACTGGACAACGTGCTGCTGGAGTCTGAAGGGCACATCAAACTCACTGACTACGGCATGTGCAAG GAGGGCTTGAGACCAGGAGACACCACCAGTACGTTCTGTGGGACCCCCAACTACATCGCCCCTGAGATACTGAGAGGAGAGGACTATGGCTTCAGCGTGGACTGGTGGGCTCTGGGGGTGCTGATGTTTGAGATGATGGCTGGACGGTCGCCCTTCGACATCGTAGGAAGCTCCGACAACCCAGACCAGAACACAGAAGACTTCCTCTTCCAAG taATATTGGAAAAACCGATCAGGATTCCTCGGTCGTTGTCAGTCAAAGCTGCCAGCGTCCTCAAGGGCTTCCTCAACAAG GAACCTAAGGAGCGGCTAGGCTGTCACCCCCAGACGGGCTTCGCTGACATCATGGGTCATCCCTTCTTCAGAAACGTAGACTGGGACCTT ATGGAGCAAAAGCAGGTGGCTCCTCCGTTCAAACCCAACATCTCAGGAGAGTTTGGACTGGACAGCTTCGACACCCAGTTCACCAACGAGCCCATCCAGCTCACGCCTGATGACGA tgatGTGGTGAAGAAGATCGACCAGTCGGAGTTCGAAGGGTTTGAGTACATCAACCCTCTCCTGATGTCAGCCGAGGAGTGTGTGTga